In Penaeus vannamei isolate JL-2024 chromosome 40, ASM4276789v1, whole genome shotgun sequence, the genomic stretch tatatataaatacatatatatatatatatatatatatatatatatatatatatatatatatatatatatacatatatatatacacatatatatacatatatatacatatagatatagatatagatatagatatataaatatatgcatatatgtatatatgcatacatatatatatatatatatatatatatatatatatatatatatatatatatacatatatatatatatatatatatatatatatatatatatatatatatatatatatatatatatatttatatatatatgtatatatatatatatgtatgtatgtatatttgtatatatatctttggaaatacacacatacatacatacatatatatatatatatatatatatatatatatatatatatatatatatatatatatatatatatatatatatatatttatgtatgtatgtatatttgtatatatatctttggaaatacatacatacatacatacatacatatatatatatatatatatatatatatatatatatatatatatatatatatatatatatatatatacatatataaatgtatatatggatatatgtatatgtatatatacatgtatatacatatatgtatatatatctatagaaatacatacatacatacatatatatacatatatatatacatatatatatatatatatatatatatatatatatatatatatatatatacatatatatatatatatacatatatatttatgtatatatatatatatatatgtatatatatatatatatatatttatatatatatatatatacatatatatatatacacacatatatatatatatatatatatatatatatatatatatatatatatatatatatatatatatatatatatatataattaattatatatatatacatatacatatatatatatatatatatatatatatatatatatatatatatatatatatatatatatatatgtatatatatgtatatatatatatgtatatatatatatatatctacatacattgtatatatatatatatatatatatatatatatatatatatatatatatatatatatatatatatatatatatatatatatatatatatatatatatatatatatatatatatatacatatacgtacatatatgtgtatacatacatacataaatgtatatatacatatatatatatatatatatatatatatatatatatatatatatatatatatatatatatatatatatatgtatgtatatgtgtacatgtgtgtgtatgtgtgtgtgtgtgtgtgtgtgtgtgtgtgtgtgtgtgtgtgtgtgtgtgtgtgtgtgtgcgtgtgtgtgtatatatatctatctatatataatatttatatatatacttatacatatatatatctatatctatatatctatatctctatctatatctatatatatatctatatctatatataaatatatatatatgtctctgcgtgtgtgtgtgtgtgtgtgtgtgtgtgtgtgtgtgtgtgtgtgtgtgtgtctgtgtgtgtgtgtgcatatatttacatgcacacacacacttatatatatatatatatatatatatatatatatatatatatatatatatatatatatatatatataaacacacaaacacacaaacacacatgtgtgtgtgtgtttttgtgttggtgtgtgtgcgtgtatgtagaatgaaagagagagagatggggaagattaAAGACAACAAATTTGTGCATAGAATGAACGTATTTGAAAGTAAAATCTTACCTTAAGTCACTCTTAAGTGACCTTAAGTCACTCTTAGGTGACCTTAAGTCACTCTTAAGTGACCATAAGTCACTCCTGAGTGACCTTAAGTCACTCTTGAGTGACCTTAAGTCACTCTTGAGTGACCTTAAGTCACTCTTGAGTGACCTTAAGTCACTCTTGAGTGACCTTAAGTCACTCTTGAGTGACCTTAAGTCACTCTTGAGTGACCTTAAGTCACTCTTGAGTGACCTTAAGTCACTCTTGAGTGACCTTAAGTCACTCTTGAGTGACCTTAAGTCACTCTTGAGTGACCTTAAGTCACTCTTGAGTGACCTTAAGTCACTCTTGAGTGACCTTAAGTCACTCTTGAGTGACCTTAAGTCACTCTTGAGTGACCTTAAGTCACTCTTGAGTGACCTTAAGTCACTCTTGAGTGACCTTAAGTCACTCTTGAGTGACCTTAAGTCACTCTTGAGTGACCTTAAGTCACTCTTGAGTGACCTTAAGTCACTCTTGAGTGACCTTAAGTCACTCTTGAGTGACCTTAAGTCACTCTTGAGTGATCTTAAGTCACTCTTGAGTGACCTTAAGTCACTCTTGAGTGACCTTAAGTCACTCTTGAGTGACCTTAAGTCACTCTTAAGTGACCTTAAGTCACTCTTAATTTACCTTAATTCACTCTTAATTTACCTTAATTCACTCTTAAGTGACCTTAATTCACTCTTAAGTGACCTTAAGTCACTCTTAAGTGACCTTAAGTCACTCTTAAGTGACCTTAAGTCACTCTTAAGTGACCTTAAGTCACTCTTAAGTGACCTTAAGTCACTCTAAAGTGACCTTAAGTCACTCTAAAGTGACCTTAAGTCACTCTAAAGTGACCTTATGTCACTCTAAAGTGGCCTTAAGTCACTCTAAAGTGACCTTAAGTCACTCTAAAGTGGCCTTAAGTCACTCTTAAGTGACTTAAGTGACCTTAAGTCACTCTTAAGTGACCTTAGGTCACTCTTAAGTGACCTTAGGTCACTCTTAAGTGACCTTAGGTAACTCTTAAGTGACCTTAGGTCACTCTTAAATGACCTTAGGTCACTCTTAAGTGACCTTAGGTCACTCTTAAGTGACCTTAGGTCACTCTTAAGTGACCTTAGGTCACTCTTAAGTGACCTTAGGTCACTCTTAAGTGACCTTAGGTCACTCTTAAGTGACCTTAGGTCACTCTTAAGTGACCTTAGGTCACTCTTAAGTGACATTAGGTCACTCTTAAGTGACCTTAGGTCACTCTTAAGCGACCTTAGGTCACTCTTAAGTGACCTTAGGTCACTCTTAAGTGACCTTAAGTCACTCTTAAAAGACCTTAAGTCACTCTTAAGTGACCTTAAGTCACTCTTAAGTGACCGTAAGTCACTCTAAAGTGACCGTAAGTCACTCTAAAGTGACCTTAAGTCACTCTTAAGTGACCTTAAGTGTCTCTTAAGTGACCTTAAGTCGCTCTTAAGTAACCTAAAGTCACTCTGTTCTTCTATGTAAAAGATATTCGTAACATCTTTTTGATCATTGTCATAGGAATAAGGCAATCGTTAACAACGaaactataatatatatctctgtcCCCACTTCTTTAGCTTCATAAAAAGATAATACAACAGTAATTTTCTTCATACTGATACTTTCATGCTCTCcttagaagaaaataagaggataaAAACTATTACTTATagtaaaataaatcaaattagAAATAAGATTCGACTTCTAAAAAAGTCAGTCTTTAAATACCCTGCCGAACATTTATTAGCACACGACGTCGTAGAGCGTTAAACTGTGATATTTTCCCAATAAAGAACCTGATCGTCGCGCCCCTTCTGTGTTCGTATAATGGACCTTGTAAATGTTTACTTTTCAACTCTTCGTTGTAATTGATTTCAAAATCGTGACTGGAAGTTTAGCTTTGGATTTTATTTGGATGTTCTTCAGATGTTCGTTttagcaatcatcattatcattatcattgttgctgttgttattgctagtgTTGCTAATATTActgttcttttatcattatttcatcagtttgattactattatgatcattattgttattattattattattgttgttgttgttattattattatcattattgttgttgttggtggtggtggtggtggtgctattattattattacaactgttattatttttttcatgctcctcctcataattatcattatgattactattattgttattattatcattaatatcacattTTTCTGTCATCtttactatttccattactattattaatattactattattgctattatcacttttattatcatcattattattactctcatccttaacatttttaatatcattatgatcattattattattgtttttatcattattgaaatcatcaatattattttatcatcattatcattatccccatcatcatcattgttattattattattatcacaattatcatttgtatcattattatcattattgtcgtc encodes the following:
- the LOC138860252 gene encoding uncharacterized protein → MKVSSDLRSLKSDLRSLKSDLRSFKSDLRSLKSDLRSLKSDLRSLKSDLRSLKSDLMSLKSDLRSLKSDLRSLKSDLRSLKSDLRSLKSDLRSLKSDLRSLKSDLRSLKSDLRSFKSDLRSLKSYLRSLKSDLRSLKSDLRSLKSDLRSLKSDLRSLKSDLRSLKSDLRSLKSDLRSLKSDLRSLKSDLRSLKSDLRSLKSDLRSLKSDLRSLKSDLRSLKSDLRSLKSDLRSLKSDLRSLKSDLRSLKSDLRSLKSDLRSLKSDLRSLKSDLRSLKSDLRSLKSDLRSLKSDLRSLKSDLRSLKSDLRSLKSDLRSLKSDLRSLKSDLRSLRSDLWSLKSDLRSPKSDLRSLKSDLSHLSCVYEGRSRANNFTGIQEAENIYTVTEEYR